The Candidatus Delongbacteria bacterium genomic sequence CCTGAAGGACGTGGTGGTCGCGCTGGGTGCGGCGGCCGTGCCCCTGCTGGAGGAGGCCGTGGAGGCCCCCCTGCCGGCGGAGCCCGGCGAGGAGCGGACCCGCCGGCTCTCCGAGCAGGCCTTCGCCCTCTGGGTCTTTTCCGAGGCCTGCCAGTTGGGGGATCCGGCGCGCTTCGCCGACTGGTGGACGCGCGGGCTGGCCCAGTCCACCCCGGGTTCGCTTTCTCTGCTCCTGGAGGGCCTGGCCGAACGCGACGGGGACCCGCAGATCCTGCTGGAAGGCCTGCGCCACACGCATCCGGGCGTGCGGCGCTCGGCGGCCTGGGGCCTGGGGCGCAACCCCGCCGGCCCGGCCGGGCGCGCGGCGCTGCTGGCGGCCCTGGCGGACAGCGTGCTAGCGGTGCGGATCAGCGCTTTCGAGAGCCTGGCTGCGGACACCACCCTGGACGGCGCGCCGCTGGAGGCCCGGCTCTTCGATCCGCTGGCCCCGGCCCTGGAGCGCCGCGAGCTGTTGCGCCTGCTGGCGCGCCGGGATCCCGCCCGCTGCCGGGCCTGGCTGCCCAGGCTGGAGGCGGATCCCGTCCTGGCTGTCGACGTGCCCTGGCTCAGCGCCGGACTGCCCCCGGCGCCGCCGCGCGTGGCCGCACGGCGCCGGGGCCGCTCATGAGCCTGACCCGGCAGAGCCTGCTGCTCAGCCTGGGCCGCTCCAGCGCCAGTCTGGCCCGCCTGCTGGTGAACCTGGGCGTGGCCCGCCTGTTCGGCGAGCGGCTCGAGATCGCCGCCGAGTACCAGAACGTCTGGCTGGTCTTCAACAGCACCTACATGCTCTTCATCTTTAGCCTGCCCAGCGTGCTGTTCTACTTCCATCCCCGGCTGGACGAGGCGGGTCGGCGCTACCTGATGAGCCTAGTGCACCAGATCCTGCTCAGCCTGGGCGTGGTCTACGGCGCGCTGCTCTGGCTGGGGGCGCCCTGGCTGCGGGACTTCTACCACATGAGTCCCGACGCGGTGGGCCACCTGCGGGTCTTCGCCCTCTACTCCTTCGCCATGGTGGGCTCGGCGGCGATGGAGTCCACCTTCAACCTGCTGGGGCGCTTCAAACTGCTGGCGGTCTGGATGAGCGTGGAGTCCGCGCTCTTCCTCCTGTTGGCGCTGGGCCCGCTGGTGGCCGGCGCGCAGCCTCAGCTGTTCCAGGGGCCGGCGGCACTGCTGGGCGCCCTCTGGCCCACGCTCAGCCTGGAGGCCGCCTCCATCCGCGCCGTCTGCTGGCTCTTGAGCGGCATGGCCCTGCTCAAGTGGGCGGTCTTCCAACTGGTGCTGGCCGCCCGCCATCCGGACATGGCCTGGCACCCGGTGAAGTTCGTCGGCGCGCGCGTCAAGCCCCTGCTCGGCTACGCGCTGCCCATCACGGCCACCACGCTGGTGGCCTACCTGGCCATGTACATGGACAAGAACATCGTGGCGGCCTGGTTCACGGACAAGGCCGTCTACGCCAAGTTCCAGGCCGGCGCGCTGGAAGTGCCCTTCGTCTCGGTGCTGGTGGGCAGCGTCTCCGTGGTCATGCTGCCGCATCTCTCGCGCCTGCAGCACGAGGGCAAGCTGGCCGAGATGGCCGACCTGCTGGCCGAGGGCGTGGAGAAGGTGGCCTGGCTGGTCTTCCCGATCTTCACCCTGCTGATGGTGCTGGCCGACCCGCTCTACGTGTCCTTCTGGGGTCCGGCCTACGCCGAGTCCGCCCTGCCCTTCCGCCTCTACCTGCTGCTCTTTCCCATGCGCCTGATGTTCTACGGCCAGGTGCTGAACAACCTGGGCCTGCAGCGCTGGGTGCTGGGCACGGCGGCCGGGGACCTCCTGCTCAACTTCGTCCTGGCCATCATCCTGGTGCGCTTCCACTGGGCCGGACCCGCGCTGGCCACGGTCATCGCCACCCTGGCCGAAGTGGTGGTGTTCTGGCACCTGCTGCGGCGCGGATTGGGCCAGCCCCTGGCCCGGATCCTCGTGCCCGCGCGGCTCTGGCGCATCGCGCGCTACTCGCTTGTGGCCGGGCTGGCCGCGCTGGCGGGCCGGCTGGCGGGGCGCGGGGCGCTGGAGAGCATCCTGCTGGGCGGGACGCTCCACGGCCTGACCTTCGGGGCCCTGGCCTGGCGGGCCGGACTGGGCGAGCGCGTGATGGGAGAGTGGCGTCGCCGGGCGGCGGCGCGAAAGGAGAGGACGCGATGACTCTGCTGCGTCGACTGGGGCAGGCCCTCTGGCTGCCCTGGCGCCCGGGCCGCCGCTGGGCCACGGAGGTGCTGGAGGGCCGGGGCACGGGCCTGCCGCGCCTGCTGCTGGCGGCCCTCTGCCTGACCCTGGCGCTGGCCTTCCTGGCCAACCGCGAGCTGAACCGCTACCTGGACGAGGCCCCCGCCATCCTGGCCCAGTTGCCAAAGATGGGCCTGCGCGGCGGTGCGCTCTGGACGGATCCGCCCACTCCGGAGCCGCTCTGGATCCACGACCGCGCCGGCCGGCCGATCCTGCTGCTGGATCTGGACGCCACCCTGCGGCTGGCCGACCAGCCCGTGGATCTGCAGCTCACCCGCACGCGCCTGCTGGTCAAGGGGGCCGAGAACCAGGTCCAGGCCTTTCCGCTGGCCAGCCCGGGCCAGCCCGACGGCGAGGTCAAGCCCGCCGAATTGCTGGCCTTCTTGGAGGGTCCCGCCCGTTGGCTGGCCCTCACCCTCTCCGCGCCCCTGCTCTTCGTGCTGGCCCTGGGCCTGCTCTTCGTGCAGCAGGCCCTGCTCACGTTGATGATCCTGGTGCCCAACCGGCTCTACGACACGCGGCTGGAGTGGATCGCCCGGCTGCGGCTGATCTCGCTGGCCATCCTGGCCTCCAGCCAGCTCAGCGCCCTGGGCCTTCTGCTGGGGCTGCCTCTGGGCCGCTCGTGGCTGGTGCCCCTGCTGCTCTCCCTGGCCGGACTGATGAAGGGCGTGCTGGCCGTGCAGGCCGTCCAGGCCGGGCCCGCGCCGCCGCCGGCGGCGGGAGCGGACCCCGGAGTCTGAGCCCGTCTCGTGGGTCCGTGGTGGCCGGGCGTTGTTCCAGCCGGCCCGTGTGGATACCTTTGAGCACCATCCCAACGGAAACGCCATGTCGCAGTTGATCACCCCGGACCTGCTGGACAGCCTGCCCATCCGCATCTACCTCGTGGACCGCGAGCACCGCGCCCGGGGACTGGACGGGCGTGAGCTGGAGACGCCCGGAGCCGTCCACGACTCCGATTGCCGCCTCTGCACGGCCCTGACCGAGCAGTGCCCCATCCGGCTCAGCCTGGCGGACGGGCGTCGGCGCCACCTGGAGCTGCCGCCCCACATGTGCGGCGGCGAGCACTACCTCGAGCTGGACATCCTGCCCCTCAAGGGACCCGAGGGCGGCGTGCTGGTCCTGGAGCGCGAGCTGGACCTGCAGGACCTGGAGCTCAGCCGGACGGACGCCGGCCTGGAGCGCCAGATTCGCCAGCTGGACATCCTGAACCAGGTGCTGGCCGCCCTGCAGCAGAGTCGAGACCTGGACCGCATCCTGCGGATCATCCTGGCCGGCCTGACCTTCGGCAAGGGGCTGGAGTTCAACCGCGCCTTCTTCTTCGAGCGCCAGGGCGACGAGATCGTCGGCCGGCTGGCGGTGGGCCCGCTCTCCGGCGAGGAGGCCGCGCGGATCTGGAACCGCGGCGACCTGACGGACTTGAGCCTAGGCGAGCTCTTCCAGAACCTGGGTCCCGAGGAGGACGACCGGCCCATCCAGCGCCGGGTGGAGAGCATCCGCTTCCACCTGCTGGCCGCCGCGCCTCAGCTGCGCGCGGCCCTGGACCGGCCGGGTTGCACGTGCCTGCGCGTGCCCGAGCTGCGCGAGCCGGGCAGCCTCTGCCTGCTGGACCTGACGGGTAGCTCCGAGTCCTGGCTGGCGCCCGTGCGCGTGCCGGCCAGTCCGGGCCGCGAGGCGGAGGAGACCCGGGGCTTTCTGCTGGTGGACAACGCCATCACCAACCGCCCGCCCACCAGCGACCACCTGGACGCGCTGGTCAGCTGCGCGCGGCACCTGGGCTTCGCGCTGGAGCGCGCCCGCATGAACCAGGAGCTGGACCACCGGCTGGAGGAACTCCAGGAGGCCTACCAGCAGCTGGACCGCGGCCAGGAGCTGCTGCTCAAGAGCGAGAAGATGGCCGCCGTGGGACGCGTGACGGGCAACCTGGCCCACGAGATCAAGACGCCGCTGATGTCCATCGGCGGCTTCGCACGCCTCTTGGTGCGGGAGTTGGAGGGCCAGGAGAAGCCGCGCTCCCACGCGGACCTGGTGCTGCGGGAGTGCAAGCGCATCGAGCGGATCCTCGAGGCGCTGATGGACTACGGCGCGCCCCAGATCCTGCGCCGCGACCGGCTGGACCTGCGCGAGCGTCTGCTGCAGCTGCGCGACCGGCTGGAGGACGCCTTCCGCGAGCGCGGCATCCAGCTCAGCGTGGACACGCCCGCCGAGCCCTGCTGGGTCTGGGGCGACGTGCTGCGGTTGGATCAAATGCTCCACGCCCAGGTGCAGAACGTGCTGGACCTGAACGAGGTCCGGCGGGACGGCGTGCGGCGCTGCAGCCTGCTCAGCATCAGCCTGCGCCTGGAGGCCGAGGGTCTCTCGATCTCCGTGGCCGACGACGGACCGGGCGTGCCCGTGACCCTGCTCGACACCCTGTTCGAACCCTTTGTCAGCGGCCGGGACGGCGCCCTGGGACTGGGCTTGGCCCAGGCCCGCGACATCGCCCGCCTGCACGAGGGCGAGTTGCGCCTGCTGCAGCCCGGCCGGCTGGGCGGCGCGGAGTTCATCACCACCCTGCATGGGAGGAATCATGGCCAGGATCCTGTTCGCGGATGACGACGAGTCCCTGAGGCTGCTCTACCGCGAGGAATTCGGCGCGGACGGGCACGAGCTGCTCTTCGCCTCCACGGGCCGCGAGGCCGTGGAGCTGGCGCGCCGGGAGCGCCCCGACCTGATCGTGATGGACATCCGCATGCCCGAGATGGACGGCCTGGAGGCCATGGGGCGCATCGTGGCCGAGGACAACGAGGTGCCCGTGATCATCTACAGCGCCTTCCCGCACCACAAGGAGGACTTTTCCAGCTGGCTGGCCGACGCCTATCTGGTCAAGTCCATGGACCTGGGCGAGTTGAAGCGCGTCATCGATCGCAAACTGGGCGAGCGCGGACCCGCCTGAGGTCCCGCCGCCCTCCGCCGTCTCACAGAAAGGGGCTTCCATGCCTGCCCGCTTCCACTCTCACGGCCACGCGCTGGGCTTGGCCGCCCTGCTCCTGCTGGGGCTGGCCGCGCCGCCCGCCGCCCGCGCCGCGGACGATTACGACGCCTTCTTCAGCCTGAGCATCCCGGGTCCCGAGGGCGGGCCGAAGAAGGGCGGGGCCAAGGACGAGAAGCCGCCCTTCGCCGAGGTGCTGGCCGGGGCGGACACCCTGGGCGGGCTGTTCACGCTCTACCACCTGCCGCGCACCGACGCCTGCTGGCTGGAGATCCAGCCCGACCAGTTGGGCCGGGACTATATCCTCTCCTTCACCCAGGAGACCGGCGCGGGCGGGCAGGGCGTGCTGGCCGGCGTGCCCGCCGGGCACATGGTGGTGCGCTTCGACAAGGTGGGCGAGCGCATCCTGCTCACCCGCCGCAACCTGATGTTCCGCGCCGCGGCCGAGCCCGCCGCCGCCATGGTGGAGCGTTCGCGCAGCGATTCGCCCCTGGCCAGTTTCAAGCTGGCCGCCCAGGCCGAACCCGAGCGCGGCTCGTGGCTGGTGCCGCTCAACGACTGGTTCCTGGGCGATCCCCTGCGCACGGCTCAGCGCCTGAAGCATGCCCTGGGCTCGGACTTCAGCCCCGTGGAGGGCCGCGGACGCTGGACGCGCCTGCAGAGCTTCCCGGCCAACCTCGAGCTGGGCGCGCGGCTGGGCTTCCAGACCGAGCGGCCCGCCCAGGGCTGGAGCCTGCTGGAGGATCCACGCGCGCTGGAGATCGAGGTGCGGGCCAGTCTGTCGGAGCTGCCCGCCGCGCCCTTCACGCCCCGCCTGGCCGACCCGCGGGTGGGCTACTTCGAGACGGGCTGGCGGCTCTGGGGCGACGACGGCCGCGAGGATCCGATGGTCCACGTGGCCAACCGCTGGCGGCTGGAGAAGCGCGAACCGGAGGCCGCCCTGTCCGAGCCCGTCCAGCCCATCGTCTACTGGCTGGAGAACACCATTCCCGCGGAGTATCGCGCCGCCGTCCGCCGGGGCGCCGAACTCTGGAACCTGGCCTTCGAGCGGGCGGGCTTCCAGAACGCCTTCGTGGTGAAGCAGATGCCCGACGACGCGGACTGGGATCCGGCGGACATCCGCTACAACACCATCCGCTGGATCTCGTCCAACGAGCCCTCCTTCGGCGCCATGGGACCCAGCCAGGTCAATCCTTACACGGGCGAGATCCTCAACGCCGACATCGTGGTGGAAGCCGACATGGTGCGGCGCGTGGCCTGGGGCTGGCGGGCCAGTATCGCGCCGCTGGGTCGGCGCGCGGCGGACGCGGGCCAGGAAGCGGCTCTGCCCGCCGCGGGCGAGGGCCTGCTGCTGGCGCTCCAGCAGGCGGGCGAACGGCAGGCCGCGGCCTGGGCGGATCCCGAGCAGGGCGGCGTCCACTCCTGCAGCGTCGCCCAGGAGCTGGCCGAGCAGGCCGGGCTGGCCGGCGCGCGGCTGGCCTCCGCCGGCCAATTGGCGCCGGGTGATCCGCTGCCCTGGCCCATCGTGGAGCAGTACCTGATCCAGGTGGTGGCGCACGAAGTGGGCCACACCCTGGGCCTGCGCCACAACTTCGCGGCCAGCGCCCTGCTGCCCTTCGCCGGCCTCTGGGACTCCACGGCCACGGGGGCGACGGGCCTGACCGGCTCGGTGATGGAGTACAACGGGGCCTGCGTGGCCCTGGACCCGGCCCGCCAGGGCGATTACTACACGCGCACCTTGGGACCCTACGACCTGTTCGCCATCGAGTGGGGCTACCGGCCCACGGGGGAGACGGATCCCGCCGCGGACGCCCGGGCCCTGCAGCCGCTGCTGGAGCGCTCCGCGCGCGAGGCGGGCCTGCGCTACGGCACGGACGAGGACGCCTACGACGTGCGCGGCTGGGGCAGCGCCGTGGATCCGGGCATCCGCGTCTTCGACCTGTCATCTGACGAGGAGGCCTGGACGCGCCACCAGCTGGAGCTGGCCCGTGCGCTGCTGGCCACGGGGCCGGAGCAGATCCTCACGCCGGGCGACGATCCGGCCCTCTACCGGCGCGCCTGGGAGCGGGCCTTCGGCGCCTACTGGGCCGCGCTGGAGCCGCTGCCCCGCTACGTGGGCGCGCTGGAATACCGCCGTCAGCCCTGGGGCCAGGGGGTGGATCCGCTGCAGGCCTGGGCCGTGGACGAGCAGCGCGCGCTGCTGGACCTGCTGCTGGCGGCGGCGCTGGATCCGGCTCCCTGGCGGGGAGCGGGCCCGGCCCTGGAGCGCTTCGGACCCGGCTGGAGCTGGAGTTTCGACGGCTCGCGCGAGGTGGAGCGGCTGGACACGCCGCTGCGCGGCTGGCTGGCCGAGCAACGGGGCCGCCTGCTGGCCGATCTCTACTGCCCGGCCCGGCTCTCCCGCGTGGTGGAGCTGGAGGCCCGCCTGCCCAAGGGGCGCGTGCTGGGCCTGGACGAGCTCTTCGCCAAGGTGCGGACCGGCATCTGGAGCCAGGCGCCCGCCGATCCGGCGGCCCGCGACCTGCAGCGCCTGCACGTGGGCCTCTTGAGCGAGCTTTTGTTGGAGAAGAAGCTGCGCGAGCTGCCCGAGGACGCGCGCCTGCTGGCCCGGGCGGACTTGCAGGGCATCCGCGCCCAGCTGGCGGCCTGGCAGAAGTCGGCGGGCGGCGACCGCCTGCAGGCCCAGCACCTGCAGGACCTGGCGGAGCGAATCACGCTGGCCCTGGAGCGGGAGCGGGCCAAACTGTAGCCCGCCCAGCCAGACAGACAACAAAAGCGCGCGTTCCCCGGGGGGACGCGCGCTTTTTCAGCGTCATGAAGAGCGCCGCAAGGCTCAGTAGGCGGTGGCGAACAGGACGCGCCGCGCGCTGGGCTGGCCGCTGAACACGCAGGTGCCGGGCTCGTCCGCCCAGTCAAAGGGCAGGCAGCGGATGGTGGCCTTGGTGGCCTCCTTGATGGCCGCCTCGGTTTCGCCCGTGCCGTCCCAGTGGGCTTCCACCCATTTGCGCTCCTGGATCGCCTGCTGGAACTCCGCCCAGCTCTCCACGCGCACGGTGCCCGCCGTGCGTCGCTCCAGCGCCTGCTGGTAGAGTTCGGCCTGCATGGTCTCCAGGATGCCGGCGATCCCGGCCTCCAGCTCGGCCAGGCTGAGAATCCGCTTCTGGCGGTCGTGGCGTGTCACCAGACAGACGCTGCCCTGGGCCGCGTCGCGCGGGCCGATCTCCAGCCGGAAGGGGATGCCCTGCTGGACCCAGCCGAAGAAGCGGTCCGCCGGACGCTTGTCCGTGTCGGAATCCCAGATCACTTTCAACGCGCCCAGTTGGCTCTGCAGCAGCTCAAAGGCCCGGCGGGCGAAGGGTTCTACCGAGGCCCGCTCCTCGTCGTTCTTCCAGAGCGGCACCACCACGCCCAGCTTGGGGGCCAGCCGGGGCGGCACCACCAGCCCGTCGTCATCGGAGTGGGCCATGATCAGCGCGCCCACCAGCCGCGTGGAGACGCCCCACGAGGTGGTCCAGGCCAGCTGCTCGATGTTGTCGCGTCCGGTGAATTTGATCTCGAAGGCCCGGGCGAAGTTCTGCCCCAGGTTGTGGCTGGTGCCCATCTGCAGGGCCTTGCCGTCCTGCATGAAGCCCTCGATGCAGTAGGTGGCCACGGCGCCGGGGAACTTTTCTTTCTCGGTCTTGCGGCCCTTGATCACCGGGATGGCCAGCACGTCCTCGGAGAAGGCGCGGTAGACCTCGAGCATCTTCAGCGTCTCGTCCTGGGCTTCCTCCGCCGTCTCGTGGGCCGTGTGGCCCTCCTGCCAGAGGAACTCGCTGGTGCGCAGGAAGAGGCGCGTGCGCATCTCCCAGCGCAGCACGTTGGCCCACTGGTTGATCAGGATGGGCAGCTCGCGCCAGCTGGTCAGCCACTTGGCGTACATGTGGCCGATGATGGTCTCGCTGGTGGGGCGGATGTAGAGCGGCTCGTCGAGCTTCTTGCCGCCGCCGTGGGTGACCACGGCACATTCCGGCGCGAAGCCCTCCACGTGCTCGGCCTCCTTGGTCATGAAGGACTCAGGGATGAGCAGCGGGAAGTAGGCGTTGACGTGGCCGGTCTCCTTGAAGCGGCGGTCCAGGTCCGCCTGCATGCTCTCCCAGAGGGCGTAACCCGTGGGACGGATGACCATGGCGCCCTTGACGGGCGAGTAGTCGGCCAGCTGGCCGGCCTTGATGACGTCCAGGTACCACTCGGAGTAGTCCTGGGAACGGGCGGTGATGTTGCGGGCCACGGTGCGTCCTTTGTTGTCAGGGATTGGCGCCCCAAGGTACGCAACGAGGGCCGGCCGGCGGAAGGGGCCAGAAGCCGGCCGCCGGCGCACTGACAACCTTCAAGACAACTCTGTGTCTCTGTGACTCTGTGGTGGTTCTCTCCAGCGGCATCAACTCAGGGCCGGGCCCGAAAGCGCTCCCAGGCCGCCAGCGCTTCCTGCCGACCCTGGACGGGATCCGGCTGCGCCGCCGGGTAGCCCGTGGCCGCCCGCTCAAGGGGTGTCAGCGTCCAGGCCCGGCGGGCCGTCTCCAGGGAGAGCGAGTTCAGTTCGGGCAGCCAGCGCCTCAGCAGGCGCCCGTCGGGATCTGCGCGCTCGGCCTGCCTTTCCGGGCTGAAGAGCCGGAACCAGGGCTGGGCGTCCACGCCGCAACCCGCGCACCACTGCCAGTTCATGGCGTTCAGCGCCGGGTCCCAGTCCACCAGCCACTCCTCGAAGACCTTGAGTCCGTCCGTCCAGGGCTGGCCCAGCTGCTTGACCAGCCAGGTGCCCGTCATCATCCGCAGGCGGTTGTGGATCCAGCCCTCCGCGTAGAGCTGGCGCTGGGCGGCATCCACGATGGGAATGCCCGTCCGGCCTGCGCGCCAGGCGGCCAGCCGTGCGGCGTCCGGGCGGCGCGGAAAGTCCCGCCAGGCCGGGGCGACGGGTTCCCAGGCCAGGTCGGGATGCTCGCGCAAGAGGGCCAGGGCGTACTCACGCCAGATCAGCTGGCGCTGCAGGCTGCGGGCCCGGGCCGCCCGGGCGGGATCCCGCGCCTCCTCGTCCAGGGCCTGCCAGACCGTGCGCGGGCCCAGCTCGCCCCGGGCCAGCCAGGGCGAAAGAAAGGACGAACCGCCGCCGTCGGCGCGCTCCCAGGCGGCGGGATCCGCCGGCCAATCCGCCTCCCGGAAGGCCTGCAGGCGGGCCAGCGCCGCGGCCTCGCCGGGTTGCCAGTTGCCGGCGGGCAGGGCCGGGGCGGCGGGGAGATCCGCCAGGCGCAGGCGGTAGTTCGCCAGCTCGGCGGGGAGCGCGCCCAGCCAGGGATGTTGGTCCGGCTCCGGTCGCGGTGCGCTGATCTCCACCCGGGACACGAAGAGGCGCTGGAAGGCCGAGAAGGAGCGCGGCAGGCGCCCGGCCGGGCCGATCAACAGCTCGGGCTGGGGACAGAGGCCTGGTTCGTGCAGGATGGGAGTCAGGCCTGCCACCACCAGCCGGGTCCGCGCCGCGGCGGCGGCGGCGGGATCGCCCAGATCCAGCTGCACTTCGCGGCGCGGATCCAGCCCGCGCAGCGCGTCCCAGGCCGCTGCGTCCAGTCGGCGGGCGTCCAGCACGGGCCGGCCGGCAGCTTCCGCCTCCGCCAGAAAGAGGCGCAGGCTGCGGGCGCGCCAGGCACCGGACCGCTCCGGCAGCGGCGGGGCGGGGTCCAGGATCAGCAGCGCGGGTTCGTCCCGGGCCACCGCCAGAGCGGGATTGTCGTGCCGGCGCAGGCTGTGGGTCAACCAGACGAGAGTCATGGGGCCTCCTTTCTATTCCAACGTGGCACTTGCTGCGGAGCCCACCGCCATGCCGCCGCTGTCCAGCGCGCAGGACGAATCGCCGAGTTGGTGTCAGGCACCGTGCCTGGCACCGTGCCTGACACGGCAGAGACACCGCGGCGGACAGCGCTGGTGTCTGGCACGATGCCTGACACCAGCCTGCTCAACCTTTGCCCTCAGTCCAGTTGGAATTCCCGTGCCCTCACCCCACCTTCCCTCCGCTTGTCCAGCTTTGCGGAGATCCTCATGAACCGTCGCACCCTGATGGCTGCCGGCCTCGGCCTGGCCCTGTTGTCCACGGCCCGGGCCGCTGTCTACACCACCTATCACTGGCACCAGCAGCAGCCCATCTACTGGCCGCAGACCTCGGCCCTGGGTCCGCCGGCCATCGAGACGGCCTGGGAATCCATCCAGCGTAGGAACGCCGGAGCCGCCCACCCGGAGAATGACGTGGCCGAGATCTTCAGCGTGGCCGACCGCGTGGCCGCCTACCAGGGCCGGATGCGCGACGCCGTGGGCCTGATGAGCGGTCCCAGTTCCGGCGCCCAGGTGAGCTACGCGGGCTGCCTGATCGACAACATCGCCAGCCTGGGCGCGCACTTTTCCCTGGGCTACAGCCCGTCGTGGAACCAGGGCATCCGCCAGGCCCGCGGCTGGCTCACGCCGGGCGGCCTGCCGCGCCTGGACCTGGTGCTGACGCCCTACCACCACAGCATCGCGCCCCTGATCGACGAAGAGGCCCTGCGGATGGAGATCCGCATCGCCAAGCTGGCCCACGCCCGGGCCTGGGGCAGCGCGCCGGGGCTCTCGTCGGGCTTCTTCCCGCCGGAGATGTGCTTCAGCGAACGCATCATCCCCGTGCTGGCGGAGGAAGGAGTTCAGTGGACTTTCGTCCCCAATACCCACCTCAGCCGGGCCTGCGCGAACTTTCCGCTGATCCTGGGCACGGGGGGCGAGAACTGTGATCCGCCCAACCGCGCCGACCAGCTCAATCCCGCCCAGAGCACCTGGTGGAGCCGCACCATCAGCCGCGGCTGCACGCCCACCAATGCCGCTCCCTTTGCGATGCGGCCCCACAAGGCCGAGTATGTGAACCCCGAAACGGGCGTGGCCAGCTCCGTCACCGTGGTGCCGATGGAGATGGCCATGAGCTGGCAGGACGGCTACCAGATGTACGGGCTGGAGGACATCAACCAGGTGGCGGCGACCAGCGAGGCCGCCCAGCCGCTGCTCATTGTGCTGGGCCACGACGGCGACAACGCCTGGGGCGGCGGCTACAGCTACTACCTGGAGAGCGTGCCCCAGTTCACCAGCCAGGCCGTGGCCGCGGGCTACACGCCCACCGTCGTGCAGCAGTATCTGCTAGAGCATCCGGTCTCCGCCGCGGACCTCGTCCACGTGGAGGACGGCGGCTGGGTGAACGCCGACGGCGATTTCGG encodes the following:
- a CDS encoding oligosaccharide flippase family protein, translated to MSLTRQSLLLSLGRSSASLARLLVNLGVARLFGERLEIAAEYQNVWLVFNSTYMLFIFSLPSVLFYFHPRLDEAGRRYLMSLVHQILLSLGVVYGALLWLGAPWLRDFYHMSPDAVGHLRVFALYSFAMVGSAAMESTFNLLGRFKLLAVWMSVESALFLLLALGPLVAGAQPQLFQGPAALLGALWPTLSLEAASIRAVCWLLSGMALLKWAVFQLVLAARHPDMAWHPVKFVGARVKPLLGYALPITATTLVAYLAMYMDKNIVAAWFTDKAVYAKFQAGALEVPFVSVLVGSVSVVMLPHLSRLQHEGKLAEMADLLAEGVEKVAWLVFPIFTLLMVLADPLYVSFWGPAYAESALPFRLYLLLFPMRLMFYGQVLNNLGLQRWVLGTAAGDLLLNFVLAIILVRFHWAGPALATVIATLAEVVVFWHLLRRGLGQPLARILVPARLWRIARYSLVAGLAALAGRLAGRGALESILLGGTLHGLTFGALAWRAGLGERVMGEWRRRAAARKERTR
- a CDS encoding HAMP domain-containing sensor histidine kinase codes for the protein MSQLITPDLLDSLPIRIYLVDREHRARGLDGRELETPGAVHDSDCRLCTALTEQCPIRLSLADGRRRHLELPPHMCGGEHYLELDILPLKGPEGGVLVLERELDLQDLELSRTDAGLERQIRQLDILNQVLAALQQSRDLDRILRIILAGLTFGKGLEFNRAFFFERQGDEIVGRLAVGPLSGEEAARIWNRGDLTDLSLGELFQNLGPEEDDRPIQRRVESIRFHLLAAAPQLRAALDRPGCTCLRVPELREPGSLCLLDLTGSSESWLAPVRVPASPGREAEETRGFLLVDNAITNRPPTSDHLDALVSCARHLGFALERARMNQELDHRLEELQEAYQQLDRGQELLLKSEKMAAVGRVTGNLAHEIKTPLMSIGGFARLLVRELEGQEKPRSHADLVLRECKRIERILEALMDYGAPQILRRDRLDLRERLLQLRDRLEDAFRERGIQLSVDTPAEPCWVWGDVLRLDQMLHAQVQNVLDLNEVRRDGVRRCSLLSISLRLEAEGLSISVADDGPGVPVTLLDTLFEPFVSGRDGALGLGLAQARDIARLHEGELRLLQPGRLGGAEFITTLHGRNHGQDPVRG
- a CDS encoding response regulator → MARILFADDDESLRLLYREEFGADGHELLFASTGREAVELARRERPDLIVMDIRMPEMDGLEAMGRIVAEDNEVPVIIYSAFPHHKEDFSSWLADAYLVKSMDLGELKRVIDRKLGERGPA
- a CDS encoding zinc-dependent metalloprotease translates to MPARFHSHGHALGLAALLLLGLAAPPAARAADDYDAFFSLSIPGPEGGPKKGGAKDEKPPFAEVLAGADTLGGLFTLYHLPRTDACWLEIQPDQLGRDYILSFTQETGAGGQGVLAGVPAGHMVVRFDKVGERILLTRRNLMFRAAAEPAAAMVERSRSDSPLASFKLAAQAEPERGSWLVPLNDWFLGDPLRTAQRLKHALGSDFSPVEGRGRWTRLQSFPANLELGARLGFQTERPAQGWSLLEDPRALEIEVRASLSELPAAPFTPRLADPRVGYFETGWRLWGDDGREDPMVHVANRWRLEKREPEAALSEPVQPIVYWLENTIPAEYRAAVRRGAELWNLAFERAGFQNAFVVKQMPDDADWDPADIRYNTIRWISSNEPSFGAMGPSQVNPYTGEILNADIVVEADMVRRVAWGWRASIAPLGRRAADAGQEAALPAAGEGLLLALQQAGERQAAAWADPEQGGVHSCSVAQELAEQAGLAGARLASAGQLAPGDPLPWPIVEQYLIQVVAHEVGHTLGLRHNFAASALLPFAGLWDSTATGATGLTGSVMEYNGACVALDPARQGDYYTRTLGPYDLFAIEWGYRPTGETDPAADARALQPLLERSAREAGLRYGTDEDAYDVRGWGSAVDPGIRVFDLSSDEEAWTRHQLELARALLATGPEQILTPGDDPALYRRAWERAFGAYWAALEPLPRYVGALEYRRQPWGQGVDPLQAWAVDEQRALLDLLLAAALDPAPWRGAGPALERFGPGWSWSFDGSREVERLDTPLRGWLAEQRGRLLADLYCPARLSRVVELEARLPKGRVLGLDELFAKVRTGIWSQAPADPAARDLQRLHVGLLSELLLEKKLRELPEDARLLARADLQGIRAQLAAWQKSAGGDRLQAQHLQDLAERITLALERERAKL
- the proS gene encoding proline--tRNA ligase, with protein sequence MARNITARSQDYSEWYLDVIKAGQLADYSPVKGAMVIRPTGYALWESMQADLDRRFKETGHVNAYFPLLIPESFMTKEAEHVEGFAPECAVVTHGGGKKLDEPLYIRPTSETIIGHMYAKWLTSWRELPILINQWANVLRWEMRTRLFLRTSEFLWQEGHTAHETAEEAQDETLKMLEVYRAFSEDVLAIPVIKGRKTEKEKFPGAVATYCIEGFMQDGKALQMGTSHNLGQNFARAFEIKFTGRDNIEQLAWTTSWGVSTRLVGALIMAHSDDDGLVVPPRLAPKLGVVVPLWKNDEERASVEPFARRAFELLQSQLGALKVIWDSDTDKRPADRFFGWVQQGIPFRLEIGPRDAAQGSVCLVTRHDRQKRILSLAELEAGIAGILETMQAELYQQALERRTAGTVRVESWAEFQQAIQERKWVEAHWDGTGETEAAIKEATKATIRCLPFDWADEPGTCVFSGQPSARRVLFATAY
- a CDS encoding FAD-binding domain-containing protein, with product MTLVWLTHSLRRHDNPALAVARDEPALLILDPAPPLPERSGAWRARSLRLFLAEAEAAGRPVLDARRLDAAAWDALRGLDPRREVQLDLGDPAAAAAARTRLVVAGLTPILHEPGLCPQPELLIGPAGRLPRSFSAFQRLFVSRVEISAPRPEPDQHPWLGALPAELANYRLRLADLPAAPALPAGNWQPGEAAALARLQAFREADWPADPAAWERADGGGSSFLSPWLARGELGPRTVWQALDEEARDPARAARARSLQRQLIWREYALALLREHPDLAWEPVAPAWRDFPRRPDAARLAAWRAGRTGIPIVDAAQRQLYAEGWIHNRLRMMTGTWLVKQLGQPWTDGLKVFEEWLVDWDPALNAMNWQWCAGCGVDAQPWFRLFSPERQAERADPDGRLLRRWLPELNSLSLETARRAWTLTPLERAATGYPAAQPDPVQGRQEALAAWERFRARP